In Musa acuminata AAA Group cultivar baxijiao chromosome BXJ2-3, Cavendish_Baxijiao_AAA, whole genome shotgun sequence, the following proteins share a genomic window:
- the LOC108951139 gene encoding UPF0496 protein 1, giving the protein MGCGFSRMSSGTPPELAVDGAVGNATGLAAATSAAGVGSGSIQYTAELSSYEAACRLDPELQTFDATLQQRTSRAISTLALGVEVHALSFDSLREVIGCLLEINQEVVKVILDSKKDVLKNPELFELVEDYFDNSLQTIDFCTALENCLKKARDSQLIIHTALQRFADDEQEVDVDGRKKYVRTLDELRHFKVAGDPFTQEFFQLFQTVYRQQLSMLENLQLRKGKLDKKLKRLKTWRKVSSIMFAAAFTAVIICSVVAAVVAAPPVAAALAAAASIPIPAGKWIDSLLKGYQDALERQKGILNSLHVGTYLKLKDLDIIQILVDKLEIQIHSLLDASDFSLRDEDAVRFGIEEIRKKLAEFMKSVDSLDEQADRCNRDIRRARARTVVHQKIIRHPN; this is encoded by the coding sequence ATGGGCTGCGGCTTTAGCAGGATGTCCAGCGGCACGCCACCGGAACTCGCCGTGGACGGCGCCGTCGGCAACGCAACCGGTCTTGCGGCCGCCACTTCCGCCGCCGGTGTCGGCTCGGGCAGCATCCAGTACACGGCCGAGCTGAGCTCCTACGAGGCCGCGTGCCGCCTTGACCCGGAACTCCAGACATTCGACGCCACCCTGCAGCAGCGCACGAGCCGCGCTATTTCCACCCTCGCCCTCGGCGTCGAGGTCCACGCCCTTTCCTTCGACTCCCTCAGAGAGGTCATCGGATGCCTCCTCGAGATTAACCAGGAGGTGGTGAAGGTCATACTGGATTCCAAGAAGGACGTGTTGAAGAACCCCGAGCTCTTCGAACTCGTCGAGGACTACTTCGATAACAGCCTGCAGACCATCGACTTCTGCACCGCACTCGAGAACTGCCTCAAGAAAGCCCGCGACAGCCAATTGATCATCCACACTGCCCTCCAGCGTTTTGCAGATGATGAACAGGAAGTCGATGTCGATGGCAGAAAGAAGTACGTAAGGACTCTAGACGAATTGAGGCATTTTAAGGTGGCCGGCGATCCATTTACCCAAGAATTCTTTCAGCTATTCCAAACAGTTTACAGACAGCAGCTGTCGATGTTGGAGAACCTTCAACTGAGAAAGGGGAAGCTTGACAAGAAGCTCAAGCGCCTTAAAACTTGGCGGAAGGTATCGAGCATCATGTTCGCGGCAGCTTTCACGGCTGTAATTATCTGCTCGGTGGTGGCTGCTGTGGTAGCTGCGCCGCCGGTCGCAGCAGCTTTGGCCGCTGCGGCATCCATCCCTATCCCGGCAGGGAAATGGATCGACTCCCTGCTGAAGGGCTACCAGGATGCTCTGGAAAGGCAAAAGGGGATTCTCAATTCGTTGCATGTGGGAACCTACCTTAAGTTGAAGGACTTGGATATCATCCAGATTCTGGTGGATAAGTTGGAAATTCAGATTCACTCACTGTTGGATGCTTCTGATTTTTCCCTCAGAGATGAGGATGCTGTGAGATTTGGGATCGAAGAGATTAGGAAGAAGTTGGCGGAGTTCATGAAGAGTGTTGACTCTTTGGACGAGCAAGCGGATCGATGCAACAGGGATattagaagggcaagggcaaggacaGTTGTGCATCAGAAAATTATTAGGCACCCAAATTGA
- the LOC103979863 gene encoding probable glycosyltransferase 7 yields the protein MMSGTEPSSPSSARTSKGLMTRRSSKPSLFSDGLVFAGGAGVALLVFWVVSTFFSAVTVVDPSAFPFSVSSSAAFPDLHDRDPPGATFYDDPSVSYTIDRPLTGWDAKRRDWLRLHPAFGGYGRERVLMVTGSQPGPCRNPVGDHLLLRFFKNKVDYCRRHGMELFYNTALLHPAMNTFWAKLPMVRAAMLAHPEADWVWWVDSDAAFTDMDFELPLDRYRDHNLVVHGWPRLVYEARSWVSLNAGVFLIRNCQWSLDFMAVWAATGPMSPDYDRWGQLQKAEFKDKLFNESDDQSALVYLLLKHKDRWGDKIFLESDYYFEGYWVEIVGRLENMTAKYAAVERQVQELRRRHAEVANGAYGRLRDRHLSGEDGAVSGPNGWRRPFMTHFTGCQPCSGDHNKMYSGESCWEGMQRALHFADDQVLRDYGFRHADPLSGDVEPLPFDYPSAA from the coding sequence CGGCCTCGTCTTCGCGGGTGGAGCCGGCGTCGCCCTCCTCGTCTTCTGGGTCGTCTCGACCTTCTTCTCCGCTGTCACCGTTGTAGACCCTTCCGCTTTCCCCTTCTCCGTCTCCTCTTCTGCGGCCTTCCCTGACCTCCACGATCGCGACCCTCCCGGCGCCACCTTCTACGACGACCCTTCCGTCTCGTACACCATCGACCGCCCGCTCACCGGCTGGGACGCGAAGCGCCGAGACTGGCTCCGCCTGCACCCGGCCTTTGGCGGGTACGGTCGCGAGCGGGTGCTCATGGTGACCGGGTCCCAGCCGGGCCCCTGCCGCAACCCGGTGGGCGACCACCTCCTCCTGCGCTTTTTTAAGAACAAGGTCGATTACTGCCGCCGCCACGGCATGGAACTTTTCTACAACACCGCCCTCCTCCACCCGGCCATGAACACGTTCTGGGCGAAGCTCCCCATGGTCCGCGCCGCCATGCTCGCCCACCCGGAGGCGGACTGGGTGTGGTGGGTAGACTCCGACGCCGCCTTCACCGACATGGACTTCGAGCTTCCCCTGGATCGCTACCGGGATCACAACCTGGTGGTTCACGGTTGGCCCCGCCTGGTGTACGAAGCCCGCAGCTGGGTCAGCCTCAACGCCGGCGTCTTCCTCATCCGCAACTGCCAGTGGTCGCTCGACTTCATGGCGGTGTGGGCGGCTACGGGCCCCATGTCCCCGGACTACGACCGGTGGGGCCAACTCCAGAAGGCGGAGTTCAAGGACAAGCTGTTCAACGAGTCGGACGACCAGTCCGCGCTCGTCTACCTCCTCCTCAAGCACAAGGACCGGTGGGGCGACAAGATCTTCCTGGAGAGCGACTACTACTTCGAGGGTTACTGGGTGGAGATCGTGGGGCGGCTGGAGAACATGACGGCCAAGTACGCGGCGGTGGAGCGGCAGGTGCAGGAGCTGCGCCGGCGGCACGCGGAGGTGGCGAACGGGGCGTACGGCAGGCTGCGGGACCGGCACCTGTCAGGGGAGGATGGAGCGGTGAGCGGGCCGAACGGCTGGCGCCGGCCCTTCATGACGCACTTCACGGGGTGTCAGCCCTGCAGCGGCGACCACAACAAGATGTACAGCGGGGAGAGCTGCTGGGAGGGGATGCAGCGGGCGCTGCACTTCGCCGACGACCAGGTGCTGCGCGACTACGGATTCCGCCACGCCGATCCCCTCAGCGGCGACGTCGAGCCGCTGCCTTTCGATTACCCGTCCGCGGCGTGA
- the LOC103979864 gene encoding long chain base biosynthesis protein 2d-like isoform X1 has product MTVLLPIPPLVPIPPIAVPGEVRRMVRLTYLTALTTLLGYVVFFVFGFLRDLFRELFDWSKSDDLRVSTSLYALVSSVRRLMDPGFIWRQGYAPICPPFEDFYTRRIYHRIQDCFARPIASAPDAWIDVVERYSNDNNKTLHRSSTASRCLNLGSYNYLGFAAGDEYCTPRVIESLKKYAPTACSARADAGTTRLHVELEELIARFVGKPAAITFGMGYVTNSSIIPVLVGEGGLIISDSFNHNSIVSGARASGATVHVFRHNSPSHLEEVLREQIVKGRQPGTHRPWRKILVIVEGIYSMEGEFCKLPEIVAICKKYKAYIYLDEAHSIGAVGKSGRGVCELLGVDPADIDIMMGTFTKSFGSCGGYIAASEEIIRYLKHACPAHLYATSMSPAAVQQVISAIKVVLGEDGSNRGAKKLAQIREGSNYFRSELKKMGFVVLGDNDSPVMAIMLYNLAKLPAFSRACLRQNVAVVTVGYPATPVLLARARICISASHTREDLNKGLKVISEVGGLVGAKCLPAEPEKAKKMD; this is encoded by the exons ATGACGGTGCTCCTCCCCATCCCGCCGCTGGTCCCCATCCCGCCGATCGCGGTGCCGGGGGAGGTCCGGCGGATGGTGAGGCTGACGTACCTGACCGCCCTCACCACGCTCCTCGGCTACGTCGTCTTCTTCGTCTTCGGCTTCCTCCGGGATCTCTTCCGCGAGCTCTTCGACTGGTCCAAGTCCGACGACCTCAGGGTATCTACCTCCCTGTATGCTCTCGTTTCATCCGTACGACGACTGATGGATCCCGGTTTCATCTGGCGACAGGGTTACGCGCCGATATGCCCGCCATTTGAGGATTTCTACACCCGCCGAATCTATCACCGCATCCAG GACTGCTTTGCCCGACCGATCGCGAGCGCACCGGATGCCTGGATCGATGTGGTGGAGCGGTATTCCAATGACAACAACAAGACCCTCCA CCGGTCTTCGACCGCATCCAGATGCCTCAACCTTGGATCATACAACTACCTCGGCTTTGCTGCCGGAGATGAGTACTGCACGCCTCGCGTGATCGAGTCTCTCAAGAAATACGCTCCTACCGCTTGCAGTGCTCGGGCTGATGCAG GAACCACCAGGTTGCACGTCGAGCTCGAGGAGTTGATAGCACGATTCGTCGGAAAGCCAGCGGCCATCACCTTCGGCATGGGATACGTGACCAACTCCTCCATAATCCCAGTTCTAGTCGGAGAG GGAGGGCTAATCATCAGCGACTCATTCAATCACAACTCCATCGTCAGTGGCGCTCGCGCATCCGGCGCAACGGTGCATGTTTTCCGGCACAACA GCCCTTCGCACTTGGAAGAGGTGCTGCGGGAGCAGATCGTCAAGGGTCGTCAACCTGGCACACACAGACCATGGAGAAAGATACTTGTCATCGTCGAGGGCATATATAGCATGGAAGGGGAGTTCTGCAAGCTGCCTGAGATAGTAGCCATCTGCAAGAAATACAAG GCATACATATATCTGGATGAAGCTCATAGCATCGGTGCGGTGGGTAAGTCCGGGAGAGGTGTTTGTGAGCTGCTCGGGGTGGATCCAGCTGACATCGACATCATGATGggaactttcaccaagtcatttggATCCTGCGGAGGCTACATTGCAGCATCAGAG GAGATCATTCGATATCTGAAGCACGCTTGTCCGGCGCATCTCTACGCGACCTCCATGTCACCGGCCGCCGTTCAACAGGTTATATCCGCGATCAAGGTTGTTCTCGGAGAAGACGGGTCAAACAGAG GGGCCAAGAAGCTGGCGCAGATTCGGGAGGGCAGCAACTACTTCCGATCAGAGCTGAAGAAGATGGGCTTTGTGGTTCTCGGCGACAACGACTCGCCGGTGATGGCTATAATGCTCTACAATCTGGCGAAGCTCCCCGCCTTCTCGCGAGCGTGCTTGAGACAGAAT GTTGCGGTGGTGACGGTAGGGTATCCGGCGACGCCAGTTCTCCTTGCCAGGGCAAGGATCTGCATCTCTGCTTCCCACACCAGGGAAGACCTCAACAAAGGCTTGAAG GTCATCAGCGAAGTTGGTGGTCTGGTGGGTGCGAAATGCCTCCCCGCAGAACCAGAGAAGGCGAAGAAGATGGACTGA
- the LOC103979864 gene encoding long chain base biosynthesis protein 2d-like isoform X2, translating into MTVLLPIPPLVPIPPIAVPGEVRRMVRLTYLTALTTLLGYVVFFVFGFLRDLFRELFDWSKSDDLRGYAPICPPFEDFYTRRIYHRIQDCFARPIASAPDAWIDVVERYSNDNNKTLHRSSTASRCLNLGSYNYLGFAAGDEYCTPRVIESLKKYAPTACSARADAGTTRLHVELEELIARFVGKPAAITFGMGYVTNSSIIPVLVGEGGLIISDSFNHNSIVSGARASGATVHVFRHNSPSHLEEVLREQIVKGRQPGTHRPWRKILVIVEGIYSMEGEFCKLPEIVAICKKYKAYIYLDEAHSIGAVGKSGRGVCELLGVDPADIDIMMGTFTKSFGSCGGYIAASEEIIRYLKHACPAHLYATSMSPAAVQQVISAIKVVLGEDGSNRGAKKLAQIREGSNYFRSELKKMGFVVLGDNDSPVMAIMLYNLAKLPAFSRACLRQNVAVVTVGYPATPVLLARARICISASHTREDLNKGLKVISEVGGLVGAKCLPAEPEKAKKMD; encoded by the exons ATGACGGTGCTCCTCCCCATCCCGCCGCTGGTCCCCATCCCGCCGATCGCGGTGCCGGGGGAGGTCCGGCGGATGGTGAGGCTGACGTACCTGACCGCCCTCACCACGCTCCTCGGCTACGTCGTCTTCTTCGTCTTCGGCTTCCTCCGGGATCTCTTCCGCGAGCTCTTCGACTGGTCCAAGTCCGACGACCTCAGG GGTTACGCGCCGATATGCCCGCCATTTGAGGATTTCTACACCCGCCGAATCTATCACCGCATCCAG GACTGCTTTGCCCGACCGATCGCGAGCGCACCGGATGCCTGGATCGATGTGGTGGAGCGGTATTCCAATGACAACAACAAGACCCTCCA CCGGTCTTCGACCGCATCCAGATGCCTCAACCTTGGATCATACAACTACCTCGGCTTTGCTGCCGGAGATGAGTACTGCACGCCTCGCGTGATCGAGTCTCTCAAGAAATACGCTCCTACCGCTTGCAGTGCTCGGGCTGATGCAG GAACCACCAGGTTGCACGTCGAGCTCGAGGAGTTGATAGCACGATTCGTCGGAAAGCCAGCGGCCATCACCTTCGGCATGGGATACGTGACCAACTCCTCCATAATCCCAGTTCTAGTCGGAGAG GGAGGGCTAATCATCAGCGACTCATTCAATCACAACTCCATCGTCAGTGGCGCTCGCGCATCCGGCGCAACGGTGCATGTTTTCCGGCACAACA GCCCTTCGCACTTGGAAGAGGTGCTGCGGGAGCAGATCGTCAAGGGTCGTCAACCTGGCACACACAGACCATGGAGAAAGATACTTGTCATCGTCGAGGGCATATATAGCATGGAAGGGGAGTTCTGCAAGCTGCCTGAGATAGTAGCCATCTGCAAGAAATACAAG GCATACATATATCTGGATGAAGCTCATAGCATCGGTGCGGTGGGTAAGTCCGGGAGAGGTGTTTGTGAGCTGCTCGGGGTGGATCCAGCTGACATCGACATCATGATGggaactttcaccaagtcatttggATCCTGCGGAGGCTACATTGCAGCATCAGAG GAGATCATTCGATATCTGAAGCACGCTTGTCCGGCGCATCTCTACGCGACCTCCATGTCACCGGCCGCCGTTCAACAGGTTATATCCGCGATCAAGGTTGTTCTCGGAGAAGACGGGTCAAACAGAG GGGCCAAGAAGCTGGCGCAGATTCGGGAGGGCAGCAACTACTTCCGATCAGAGCTGAAGAAGATGGGCTTTGTGGTTCTCGGCGACAACGACTCGCCGGTGATGGCTATAATGCTCTACAATCTGGCGAAGCTCCCCGCCTTCTCGCGAGCGTGCTTGAGACAGAAT GTTGCGGTGGTGACGGTAGGGTATCCGGCGACGCCAGTTCTCCTTGCCAGGGCAAGGATCTGCATCTCTGCTTCCCACACCAGGGAAGACCTCAACAAAGGCTTGAAG GTCATCAGCGAAGTTGGTGGTCTGGTGGGTGCGAAATGCCTCCCCGCAGAACCAGAGAAGGCGAAGAAGATGGACTGA
- the LOC135606610 gene encoding uncharacterized protein LOC135606610 isoform X1: MRRAFSCVDPLMQREEDDVSSDCSSGCQSGWTDYLDKSCGECRQPLVCGKGGSFEEEEEDLSMVSDASSGPPHFPEEDEHSCGYLRSSTCFQAGGCLCSALTPAAGLAAGGAKKRRVEPEQQRQRSSLLDDTASSPLFSFSKACYIPDPYSPLSDFNPLLSFNKAILEVSCGFKRNLQLEKQMGHLQSSVPVKPTPWRPISRKVGGKKIW, encoded by the exons ATGAGAAGAGCCTTCTCCTGTGTCGACCCACTGATGCAGAGAGAGGAGGACGATGTTAGCTCGGATTGCAGCAGTGGATGCCAATCTGGTTGGACCGACTACTTGGACAAGTCCTGCGGTGAGTGCCGTCAGCCTCTCGTCTGCGGCAAAGGTGGTTCctttgaggaagaggaggaggacctgTCCATGGTCTCCGATGCGTCCTCCGGGCCTCCACATTTTCCCGAGGAGGACGAGCATTCCTGCGGCTATCTTCGCTCCAGCACTTGCTTTCAGGCCGGCGGCTGCCTCTGCTCTGCCTTGACTCCAGCTGCTGGATTGGCCGCGGGCGGTGCCAAGAAGAGGAGAGTCGAACCGGAGCAGCAGAGACAACGTTCTTCTCTGTTGGATGACACCGCCAGTTCGCCTCTGTTCAGCTTCTCCAAGGCATGCTATATTCCCGATCCTTACTCTCCATTATCTGATTTCAATCCGCTGCTCAGCTTCAACAAAGCCATTTTGGAGGTCTCTTGTGGCTTTAAG AGAAATCTCCAACTGGAGAAGCAAATGGGCCACCTTCAATCCTCTGTTCCTGTGAAGCCAACCCCTTGGAGACCA ATATCAAGAAAAGTAGGTGGGAAGAAGATTTGGTGA
- the LOC135606610 gene encoding protein SOB FIVE-LIKE 5-like isoform X2, with product MRRAFSCVDPLMQREEDDVSSDCSSGCQSGWTDYLDKSCGECRQPLVCGKGGSFEEEEEDLSMVSDASSGPPHFPEEDEHSCGYLRSSTCFQAGGCLCSALTPAAGLAAGGAKKRRVEPEQQRQRSSLLDDTASSPLFSFSKRNLQLEKQMGHLQSSVPVKPTPWRPISRKVGGKKIW from the exons ATGAGAAGAGCCTTCTCCTGTGTCGACCCACTGATGCAGAGAGAGGAGGACGATGTTAGCTCGGATTGCAGCAGTGGATGCCAATCTGGTTGGACCGACTACTTGGACAAGTCCTGCGGTGAGTGCCGTCAGCCTCTCGTCTGCGGCAAAGGTGGTTCctttgaggaagaggaggaggacctgTCCATGGTCTCCGATGCGTCCTCCGGGCCTCCACATTTTCCCGAGGAGGACGAGCATTCCTGCGGCTATCTTCGCTCCAGCACTTGCTTTCAGGCCGGCGGCTGCCTCTGCTCTGCCTTGACTCCAGCTGCTGGATTGGCCGCGGGCGGTGCCAAGAAGAGGAGAGTCGAACCGGAGCAGCAGAGACAACGTTCTTCTCTGTTGGATGACACCGCCAGTTCGCCTCTGTTCAGCTTCTCCAAG AGAAATCTCCAACTGGAGAAGCAAATGGGCCACCTTCAATCCTCTGTTCCTGTGAAGCCAACCCCTTGGAGACCA ATATCAAGAAAAGTAGGTGGGAAGAAGATTTGGTGA